The nucleotide sequence tttcctgtagtttttcaccaggttttcacacactgcagcagggattttggtccactcctccatacagatcttctctagatctttcaggtttggagtttcagctccctccaaagattttctgttgagttcaggtctggagactggccaggccactccaggaccttgaaatgcttcttacggagcccctccttagttgccctgactgtgtgtttggggtcattgtcatgctggaagacccagccatgacccatcttcaatgctcttactgtgggaaggaggttgtttgccaagatctcgcaatacatgaccccatccatcctcccttcaatatggtacagtcgtcctgtcccctttgcagaagagcacccccagagtatgatgtttccacctgcatgcttcacggttgggatggttttcttggggttgttctcatcctctaaacatggtaagtggagttgattccaaaaagctctattttggtctcatctgaccacatgaccttccccCATGCCTCCtccggatcatccagatggtcactggtgaacttcaaacgggcctggacatgtgctggcttaagcagggggaccttgctgccctgcaggattttaaaccatgacagcatcatgtgttactcatgtaatctttgtgactgtggtcccagctctcttcaggtcattgagcaggtcctcctgtgtagttctgagctttctcagaatcatccttaccccacaaagtgagatcttgcattgaatcccagactgagggagattgacagttatcttgtatttcttccactttctaataaataacactatgtaacacaatttttgttcctggcttctaagtgttatatttcaactgcttatgtctaaagtctatggaaaaatgactacattcagcacaaactttttttttttttaacgttctagaaagttctaaaagtttcttgaaatttctagataattctgtaaacttctagaaaattctggacagttctagcagttaaagaatattctagaagactactcagtagtagtgaaggcgaatcgagaatattcttgaaaacagacaaatttcaaaatatcattgtcctgatcacagaagcaaagcttctgtggaataacagctattttctatgtatttaaggcataacagtttAGGAAAAcatactgtgtacccaggaacaaaacaaaaataaaaatttgttatagtgtaatcagaacagttgttgtcttctaccaagctgcttgcctgttgtcctgttgtccatcccagccttgtgcaggtctacagttttgtccctggtgtccttagacagctctttggtcttggctatggtggacaggttggagtgtgattgattgagtgtgtgaacaggtgtcttttatacaggtaacaagttcaaacaggtgcaattaatacagttaaaaagtacagaataagagggcttcttaaagaaaaattaacaggtctgtgagagccagaattcttgctggttggtaggggttcaaatacttatttgcagcagtaacatacaaataaattattcaaaaatcatacattgtgatttctggatttttttttttttattgtatctctcacagtggacatgcacctaagatgaaaatttcagtcccctccatgatttctaagtgggagaacttgcaaaattgcagggtgttcaaatacttattttcctcactgtatatcttgTGTTTAGTTAGGTAACCAAACTTTAATGATGGTGCATGATGATAATGCACTATGTGTAAAAGCTGTTTTTAGGTACACACAGATTTAACTAACAATGATTATTAACTTGTCCTGTGGTAGACGGGTGGCCTGTCCGggggtgtacctcacctcttgccctatgactgctgggataggctccaaccccactgtgacccttaactggagtaagggggtatagaaaatgaataaatgaatgaatgattaacTTGTTAACTCACCACAGAAGAGAAGTAAAATTGATTTCTCTCCGGTTTCTACTAGGAAACCAGCAGACCTCCATAACCTCGCTCCAGGGACACACCCACCCTTCCTTACCTTCCAGGGGGAGGTTCTCACTGATGTCAACAAAATAGAGGAATACCTGGAAGAGATGCTGGCTCCGCCAAAGTAAGCATCTTAGAAAAAAACACAAGCCAACAGCAATGTAGAGAAGGTGCATCCAAGCTAACAGTAAAATCCTGTTCCTCAGGTATCCCAAGCTTGCAGCAAAGAACCGTGAATCCAACACGACAGGAAATGACATATTTGCCAAGTTCTCTGCTTACATCAAAAACACACGACCAGATAAACACCGAGGTAAATGCGTTGTATAAATATTGTGCATTCTAGATGTCTGTTTCAGGCACAGTGAAGGCTTTACCTGTACATGTTCACTTTGGTGTCAGCCTTAGAGAAGAGTCTAAACAAGGCCCTGGCTAAGCTGGATGAGTATTTGAACAGTCCGCTCCCCGACGAGGTGCAGGCGGGGCGTCAATTAAGAGAATCCAACCGAAAATATCTAGATGGAGATGAGCTGACGCTGGCTGACTGCAACCTTCTGCCCAAACTTCATGTTGTCAAGGTAACCTGGAGGATTTGATCATCTGGATTTTATGGATTGACCTTGTTTGCTGGTGTTTGATTTTGCATGAGTTGCATGCCGAACTAAACTgacccaacaacaaaaaaagtaccCATAGTGCTCTACATTCTGCTTGGTCTTGCACCTGTGCTTCTGTAAACATTATTGCATATACTTCAGGAACTGCCCGGTTACATGGTCTCAATATTTGCTAGCAAACTGTCCGCAAGATACAAGTTTTCATAAGTGCAAATTCATCACTTTGTCAGAAACTGAAGTTGTATTATGgcaacagtcaaaaaaaaaaagttcatccaCTACTTAAATTACAGGGCTGATTTTTGGCCTTCAAGTTATGAGCGACCTCAAGTTTTAATTGGACTTAAATGATCACTTTTTGCCTCTAATTAAACCATCCCTCACTGTAGTtcagcacacactgacagaagatATCATGGGCTTGAATTACTCTGTGACCCCAGGGTTCTGTTGGTTCCAATTAAAGAGCTTTTTTCTGAAAAGGACCACATAATGCCAGTTTTGACCTATGACTACAATAAAATCATTCACACTTAAAGGCAGCCAAT is from Thalassophryne amazonica chromosome 1, fThaAma1.1, whole genome shotgun sequence and encodes:
- the clic5a gene encoding chloride intracellular channel protein 5a isoform X2 translates to MTDTAADDDKDPDIELFVKAGSDGESIGNCPFSQRLFMILWLKGVVFNVTTVDLKRKPADLHNLAPGTHPPFLTFQGEVLTDVNKIEEYLEEMLAPPKYPKLAAKNRESNTTGNDIFAKFSAYIKNTRPDKHRALEKSLNKALAKLDEYLNSPLPDEVQAGRQLRESNRKYLDGDELTLADCNLLPKLHVVKVVAKKYRNYDIPSEFRGVWRYLNNAGSRDEFTSTCAADVEIELAYEAVAKRLGK